The following coding sequences are from one Melanotaenia boesemani isolate fMelBoe1 chromosome 19, fMelBoe1.pri, whole genome shotgun sequence window:
- the LOC121629842 gene encoding zinc finger protein 239-like, which produces MKEEEEEISIEEKNHQPSSLPAENQINPDGPHDEDRDGPSKRRPAQRISTEDKQHRCDCGKCWRWPYELKKHQRVHRGEKPYTCPICRMSFTQSGSLKCHQRIHTGEKLYACDRCEKCFARLGNLKQHQRVHTGEKPYTCPICRMSFTWSGSLKYHQRIHTGQKPYTCPICRMSFTQSGNLKCHQRIHTGEKPYACDRCGKCFTRLGTLKHHQSIHSEETLLPPP; this is translated from the exons atgaaggaagaagaggaggaaatttCCATTGAGGAGAAAAATCATCAACCGAGTTCCCTGCCAGCAGAA AATCAAATCAATCCAGATGGGCCTCATGATGAGGATAGGGACGGTCCCAGTAAAAGACGGCCGGCTCAACGGATCTCTACTGAGGACAAACAACACCGCTGTGATTGTGGAAAATGTTGGAGGTGGCCGTATGAACTCAAGAAACATCAGCGAGTCCACAGGGGAGAAAAGCCCTACACCTGTCCTATTTGTAGGATGAGCTTTACCCAGTCGGGAAGTCTGAAATGTCATCAGCGCATCCACACGGGAGAAAAGCTGTATGCCTGTGACCGCTGTGAAAAGTGTTTTGCCAGGCTGGGAAATCTGAAACAACATCAGCGCGTCCACACTGGAGAAAAGCCCTACACCTGTCCTATTTGTAGGATGAGCTTTACCTGGTCGGGAAGTCTGAAATATCATCAGCGCATCCACACCGGACAAAAGCCCTACACCTGTCCTATTTGTAGGATGAGCTTTACCCAGTCGGGAAATCTGAAATGTCATCAGCGCATCCACACCGGAGAAAAGCCGTATGCCTGTGACCGCTGTGGAAAGTGTTTTACCAGGCTGGGAACTTTGAAACATCATCAAAGCATCCACAGTGAAGAAACTCTTCTCCCACCTCCATGA
- the LOC121629843 gene encoding zinc finger protein 239-like: MKEEEEEISIEEKNHQPSSLPAENQINPDGPHDEDRDGPSKRRPAQRISTEDKQHRCDCGKCWRWPCELKKHQRVHTGEKPYTCPICRMSFTQSGSLKYHQRIHMGEKPYTCPICRMSFTWSGSLKYHQRIHMGEKPYTCPICRMSFTWSGSLKCHQRIHTGEKPYTCPICRMSFTWLGNLKRHQRVHTGEKPYACDRCGKCFARLGNLKRHQSIHSEETLLPPP, encoded by the exons atgaaggaagaagaggaggaaatttCCATTGAGGAGAAAAATCATCAACCGAGTTCCCTGCCAGCAGAA AATCAAATCAATCCAGATGGGCCTCATGATGAGGATAGGGACGGTCCCAGTAAAAGACGGCCGGCTCAACGGATCTCTACTGAGGACAAACAACACCGCTGTGATTGTGGAAAATGTTGGAGGTGGCCGTGTGAACTCAAGAAACATCAACGAGTCCACACCGGAGAAAAGCCCTACACCTGTCCTATTTGTAGGATGAGCTTTACCCAGTCGGGAAGTCTGAAATATCATCAGCGCATCCACATGGGAGAAAAGCCCTACACCTGTCCTATTTGTAGGATGAGCTTTACCTGGTCGGGAAGTCTGAAATATCATCAGCGCATCCACATGGGAGAAAAGCCCTACACCTGTCCTATTTGTAGGATGAGCTTTACCTGGTCGGGAAGTCTGAAATGTCATCAGCGCATCCACACGGGAGAAAAGCCCTACACCTGTCCTATTTGTAGGATGAGCTTTACCTGGTTGGGAAATCTGAAACGTCATCAGCGCGTCCACACCGGAGAAAAGCCGTATGCCTGTGACCGCTGTGGAAAGTGTTTTGCCAGGCTGGGAAATCTGAAACGTCATCAGAGCATCCACAGTGAAGAAACTCTTCTCCCACCTCCGTGA
- the LOC121630404 gene encoding gastrula zinc finger protein XlCGF71.1-like, which produces MKEEEEEISIEEKNHQPSSLPAENQINPDGPHDEDRDGPSKRRPAQRISTEDKQHRCDCGKCWRWPYELKEHQRVHTGEKPYTCPICRMSFTWLGNLKRHQRIHTGEKPYACDRCEKCFARLGTLKQHQRIHTGEKPYTCPICRMSFTQLGNLKRHQRIHTGEKPYACDRCEKCFTRLGNLKHHQNIHSEETLLPPP; this is translated from the exons atgaaggaagaagaggaggaaatttCCATTGAGGAGAAAAATCATCAGCCGAGTTCCCTGCCAGCAGAA AATCAAATCAATCCAGATGGGCCTCATGATGAGGATAGGGACGGTCCCAGTAAAAGACGGCCGGCTCAACGGATCTCTACTGAGGACAAACAACACCGCTGTGATTGTGGAAAATGTTGGAGGTGGCCGTATGAACTCAAGGAACATCAGCGAGTCCACACCGGAGAAAAGCCATACACCTGTCCTATTTGTAGGATGAGCTTTACCTGGTTGGGAAATCTGAAACGTCATCAGCGCATCCACACGGGAGAAAAGCCGTATGCCTGTGACCGCTGTGAAAAGTGTTTTGCCAGGCTGGGAACTTTGAAACAACATCAGCGCATCCACACTGGAGAAAAGCCCTACACCTGTCCTATTTGTAGGATGAGCTTTACCCAGTTGGGAAATCTGAAACGTCATCAGCGCATCCACACCGGAGAAAAGCCGTATGCCTGTGACCGCTGTGAAAAGTGTTTTACCAGGCTGGGAAATCTGAAACATCATCAGAACATCCACAGTGAAGAAACTCTTCTCCCACCTCCATGA